GCGACCTGGTGCGATAGCCACAACCAATTCTCATCAGTTTTTACGTTAAGATCGGCATTGAGCACTGCCTGGGTCAGCGGCGAATGGCAATTGCAGCGGCCTGCCATTTGCCACATTCGAGTATGTCGATGCAATTCCTGACACCGAACGCAATTCCAATATAGCGGTTTGGCATGCACGTCGCACATGCGCACGAATGATGGCTGGTGCTGGCGATAAAGAACAGGAAAGCCGTGTGTCGCGATGTCTCGAGCTACGCAGTCGGGGCAGATTTTTGCTTTATGTAGTAGTTTCGTTGATCGGCTTGGGGTTAGCCCAACGGTCGCTGTCGGGTTTCTGCTGCGTCCCGCCGCGATTTCTGCAATGACCTCAGCGCTACGCTCAGCGGTGGAAAAACGGAGAAATAACGGTATTAGCGTGTGATCCAGGATGATGCGGCTCGGAGTATCGGCCCAAGGATGACTGGCCGGTAATACCTCGACGAACGGGGGGAGGTTGTTAGGAACGAGAGAATTTGCCGAGGCGATGCGCAGTCCAAGTTGGTCAAGATGGCGGCTTTTCGTCGCGGGGCTGCGAGCCAAGTGACGCGCTATGACCGAAGAGAAGATTTCCCCGGAAGCTGCAATCGGGAATCCTGGCAGTCTCATAAATTATCGAGGATGCTGATCAAGTCCAGCATGGAGTCTGAAGTGACTAATTTTTTGATCTGGTCTTCCGACAGTGCTGGGCTAGTTTTTGGATGTTTGGTATTCTTGCGGCGCACTTTGATTGGCTGCTCTACTGATGGGTTCAAGTCTGCGATGGCGTCGTCACGGACCTGTATTTTGGTACTGTCCGACTCGACGTTAGGGTCCGAACTATTGTCATTTCGGGATTGCGTGGGATACAAATTATTATAGATATCGTCAAATTTGTCCAAGAGGCGCGGATCCCCCGATTTGAGAATCCTCACCGCCTGATGAAGTGGCTTCATGCGCTCCTTGAATACATGACGGATTAAATCGGCGTCGACTCTCTCGTGCCCACCATCTTCCATTGCAGCAAGTTGTGAGGCAACGAAGACATTGAGCATAATTCCCGTAATACCCTGGCTTACCTCAAAGAGGGCATCGCCAATGTCGGACGAATACTCGATCGGCTCACGAATCCATTGGTATTGCCACGTGATTTCGCATAACTCCTGCCAATTGCTGTCGTCCGATGTGGTTGGACGCTCAAGATCGAAATAGCCGCCTTCGACCAGGCGCCGTGCGATGCTTAGATCTCCTTCCAATAAACGCAGTGCTTTGTAGGTCCCGACGACCACGATGGGAAGACCGAGTTCATCTCGGAGATTGACGAGCAATGCAATAATTTTCTTCGCTCCGACTCCCATTAGCGAAAGGTTTTGGAACTCGTCTAGCACTAGCAAACCGACATGATGGGTCGTAATGATTTTACGAATTTCTGCAAGATAAGCATCCCTACCTCCCCGTTTTAGCTTGTCGAAGATCCCTCCGTATAGAGACATGCGCAAAACGCGGTCGGTGTAGTCACCGAAGGTGGAGCATAAAGTGCCGACGCTACAATGCTCGGGGACGTTACGTCGCAACCAAAGGACCTGCGTTTCCGAAAATTCCTTACCGTGGAAGCCTGAGTGGCATTGCACTTGCTCACCTAAATAGCCGAGAATCCGGTCTACGAGAGTAGATTTTCCCATGCCGGAAAGTCCCGCCACAAGTGAAATGGTTGGACGGTACGTCAGGTTGACCGAGCCCCA
This DNA window, taken from Collimonas arenae, encodes the following:
- a CDS encoding AAA family ATPase; translation: MYLVWGSVNLTYRPTISLVAGLSGMGKSTLVDRILGYLGEQVQCHSGFHGKEFSETQVLWLRRNVPEHCSVGTLCSTFGDYTDRVLRMSLYGGIFDKLKRGGRDAYLAEIRKIITTHHVGLLVLDEFQNLSLMGVGAKKIIALLVNLRDELGLPIVVVGTYKALRLLEGDLSIARRLVEGGYFDLERPTTSDDSNWQELCEITWQYQWIREPIEYSSDIGDALFEVSQGITGIMLNVFVASQLAAMEDGGHERVDADLIRHVFKERMKPLHQAVRILKSGDPRLLDKFDDIYNNLYPTQSRNDNSSDPNVESDSTKIQVRDDAIADLNPSVEQPIKVRRKNTKHPKTSPALSEDQIKKLVTSDSMLDLISILDNL